From the genome of Sphingobacterium kitahiroshimense, one region includes:
- a CDS encoding SDR family oxidoreductase, with product MMEENKISRRKVIGSIGAGIATLAVTPLVGNAGASNVQKLEYAMEDPRMKFPKPPFKEQSQPWPGLAGQMSPRPDHGETSYQGSGRLKGRKALITGGDSGMGRAAAIAYAREGADVAINYLPAEEADAKEVITLIKKEGRKALAIPGDLRDENFCKKLVKEAVDGLGGLDILVNNAGRQQTRPSILDISSDDFDATMKTNVYAPFWLTKAALPHLKPGSSIIATTSVQATDPSPDLFDYAQTKAANTSFVRSLAKQLGPKGIRVNGVAPGPIWTALQVSGGATMEKLVNFGGDTPLERPGQPAELASIYVQLAANDASYATGQIYGSAGGGGQP from the coding sequence ATGATGGAAGAAAACAAAATCAGTAGACGGAAAGTAATCGGCAGTATAGGAGCTGGAATTGCTACATTAGCAGTTACACCTTTAGTGGGAAACGCGGGTGCGTCAAATGTCCAAAAACTTGAATATGCTATGGAAGATCCGAGAATGAAGTTTCCCAAACCTCCATTTAAAGAACAATCTCAGCCATGGCCAGGACTTGCTGGCCAAATGAGTCCTAGACCAGACCATGGCGAAACGTCTTATCAAGGTTCAGGTAGACTAAAAGGACGTAAAGCATTGATCACAGGTGGCGACTCCGGAATGGGCAGAGCTGCTGCGATTGCCTACGCACGGGAAGGTGCAGACGTAGCCATTAATTATTTACCTGCTGAAGAAGCTGATGCCAAAGAGGTCATTACGCTGATTAAAAAAGAAGGCCGCAAAGCATTGGCAATTCCTGGTGATCTGCGAGATGAAAATTTTTGTAAAAAATTGGTTAAAGAGGCTGTAGATGGACTTGGTGGGCTTGATATTCTTGTCAACAATGCAGGTCGACAACAAACTAGACCATCTATTCTTGACATCAGTTCGGATGATTTTGATGCTACAATGAAAACCAATGTTTATGCTCCTTTCTGGCTTACTAAAGCAGCTCTACCCCATCTAAAGCCAGGATCTTCTATTATTGCTACCACTTCTGTGCAAGCGACAGACCCTTCTCCAGATTTATTCGATTATGCACAAACAAAGGCTGCCAATACAAGTTTTGTACGCTCATTGGCAAAACAGCTTGGACCTAAAGGAATCCGTGTTAACGGTGTAGCTCCAGGTCCAATATGGACCGCCTTGCAAGTAAGCGGCGGCGCAACAATGGAAAAACTTGTCAATTTCGGCGGTGACACACCACTTGAACGACCTGGTCAACCTGCAGAATTGGCTTCCATATATGTACAGCTTGCAGCCAATGATGCCAGTTATGCCACAGGACAGATTTATGGATCTGCTGGTGGCGGAGGTCAACCATAA
- a CDS encoding zinc-dependent alcohol dehydrogenase — translation MRAAVFHKPGDIRVDNVPDPKILDSRDVILKVTSTAICGSDLHILSGAVPQKEPLIMGHEFMGIVEEVGSAIKNLKRGDRVVVPFPISCGQCFFCQHEASPACENSNFKHYGPNGDLMDQKGGALFGYTDLYGGYSGGQAEYVRVPYADISPRKIPDHLSDEQALFLTDIFPTGWSSIDWAALKGGETVAIFGSGPVGLMAQKAAWLNGAARVIAIDPLNYRLQKAKAVNNVEILNPNEVDVVEAIRAMTEGRGADVCVDAVGFEPERTFMDKVKATVNFEMGSMKVLDLCFEAVRRMGTVSIMGVYGSTYDNFPLHRVFDKGITIKQGQAPVLNYIDKLIGLVNDGKVVLDDIITHSLSLDDAAYGYKIFDKKEEDCVKVVLKP, via the coding sequence ATGAGAGCAGCAGTATTCCATAAACCAGGTGATATTCGAGTCGACAATGTCCCTGATCCAAAAATTCTTGATTCCAGAGATGTTATTCTCAAAGTCACATCAACGGCGATATGCGGTTCGGATTTACATATTCTGAGCGGTGCAGTTCCTCAAAAAGAACCTCTCATCATGGGCCATGAATTCATGGGGATAGTCGAGGAAGTTGGATCTGCAATTAAGAACCTTAAACGTGGTGACCGTGTTGTTGTGCCTTTTCCGATTTCGTGTGGACAGTGTTTCTTCTGTCAACATGAGGCTTCTCCTGCATGTGAAAACTCAAATTTTAAACACTACGGTCCTAATGGCGATTTGATGGACCAGAAAGGTGGGGCATTATTTGGCTACACCGATCTGTATGGTGGTTATTCTGGCGGCCAGGCAGAGTATGTGCGTGTTCCTTACGCTGATATTAGTCCACGTAAAATTCCAGATCATCTCAGCGATGAACAAGCTCTTTTCCTAACGGATATTTTTCCTACAGGATGGTCATCAATTGACTGGGCCGCACTTAAGGGCGGGGAAACAGTAGCTATCTTCGGATCTGGCCCTGTTGGACTAATGGCACAGAAGGCAGCATGGCTTAATGGTGCAGCACGTGTTATAGCTATCGATCCGTTAAATTATAGGCTTCAAAAAGCCAAAGCTGTTAACAACGTTGAAATACTTAATCCTAATGAAGTCGATGTCGTAGAAGCAATACGGGCAATGACTGAAGGAAGAGGGGCTGATGTATGTGTAGATGCAGTTGGATTTGAACCAGAACGTACTTTTATGGATAAAGTTAAAGCAACCGTCAATTTTGAAATGGGCTCGATGAAGGTACTCGATCTCTGCTTTGAGGCGGTAAGAAGAATGGGAACGGTATCAATCATGGGCGTGTATGGCTCGACTTACGATAACTTCCCCCTCCACCGGGTCTTTGATAAGGGCATCACCATAAAGCAGGGTCAAGCTCCTGTACTGAATTATATTGACAAACTTATTGGTCTGGTTAATGATGGCAAGGTTGTACTTGATGATATTATTACACATAGCCTATCACTGGATGATGCAGCATATGGTTATAAAATTTTTGATAAAAAAGAAGAAGATTGTGTAAAGGTGGTACTTAAACCTTAA